Genomic segment of Peribacillus frigoritolerans:
ATGGTCAACCCTGAAACGGGCGATTTAGAATACCAAGTGGGGTTTCCCGCACTTTTCTCAACCAGGCTTGACGTGTATCGTAACACTGCCCCGCAGTTGGGACAGCATACTGAGGAAATACTCGGGAATTTAGGCTACCAAAAAGAATTTATACATGATTTAGTCGCTAAAAATATTACGAAAATCAAAAGTTAATTTCAATTTATCATTTTCGAATTTTAATAGGAAGGGGTATTTTATATGGATAATTTAACTTATCAGGCTTTTCTGTTCAATGGAATAAACAAATTTGATTACCAGCCTGCACTTACTTGCATAGAAACAAACGAGACCATCACTTATAAGGAATTGCGGGATAGAGTAGATACGGTAGCCAACCAGTTGATTCGGCTAGGCGTGAAAATTGGAACCCATGTTGCTGTTATAGTCCCAAATAGCATTGAAAATGTCATATATAATCTTGGTGTAAGTCGATGTGGGGCAACCGTAATTCCTTTAAATGATAAGCTGGGGGTTAGAGAGAGCGAGTTTATCTTGAGAAATGCCGAGCCCCAAGTGGTAATTATGGCAACCCAGAAACATGTAGAGACTGTGCATGACTATCTTAAAGAGGCAGATAAAAACAGCGTGACTGTTATTGGTCTTTCGGGTTTCGGTGTCGAATATCCCGATGAGTTCCATTCTGTTGATTTGGGTGATACAAAAGGCAATATGGAATTTCCCGTCGCCTCGTTGGATGATTTAGCAACAATATCATATACTGGTGGCACAACAGGCACACCTAAAGGAGTCATGCATTCACAACAGGGTTTTGGAGCCTCGATCATGGCTTCGTGCATGGAATATCCGTACGATGATCAAGACAAGGTTTTGTTTTGTACACCGCTTATTCATTCGGCAGGTGTGCTGCTTCAGAGGTCATTGGTATCCGGCTGTCATGTCTACATCATGCGGTCTTTTAATCCCGAGGTTTTTTTACAGACTGTACAAAAAGCACGTATTACCAGTACTTTTATTGTTCCGACAATTATTTACCGATTGATTGAAGAGGCTAAGAAAAAAGCCTACGAGGTGAGCTCGTTGCGAAACATCAATTATGGTTCATCCCCTATCTCTACAGAACGTCTAAAAGAAGCGTTTGAAATCTTTGGACCTATTTTTAGGCAGCAGTATGGGATGACAGAATGCAGTATCTTGATTGCAAGACTTACAAAAAGCGATCATATCTGGGCGTACGAAAACAACCCTGAAGTGTTAAAAAGCTGCGGAAAGCCGTGTATGTTTACCCAAGTTCGCCTGATTGACAACAATGGAAATGACGTGAAGCCTCTTCAGCCAGGGGAAATTGCTGTCAAAATCCCTTCTGTCTCAGTCGGCTATTACAAAAGACCCGATCTTACCCAAGAGGCATTCCGTGATGGTTGGTTCTATACGGGAGATATCGGAAAACTAGATAAATACGGTTTTCTTCATATAATTGAACGAAAAAAAGATATGATCATTTCTGGTGGTTTAAATGTATATCCCGCTGAAGTGGAAAGGATTATTAACCAGCACCCTGCTGTATCAATGAGTGCATGTATTGGCATACCACATGCTGATTGGGGAGAAGCGGTCTGTATATTTGCAGTGCTTCGTAAAGGGGAAACGTGTTCCAAGGAAGAGTTAATTCAGTTCTGCAAAGAACGTACTTCTAACTATATGGTTCCTAAAGAAATATATATTGAGACATCATTACCACTAACATCAGTAGGTAAGATAGATAAAAAAGAGTTGAAAAAACCTTTTTGGGAAGGTACGACACGCGTTGTAAATTAGAAGGCTTCAATTGTTAGAGGATAAGTTATATGTTCTCTAACAAGAATTAGAAAGCGCTTTCAATATATTATTTACTTTACAATGAAATGAAAGCTTTTCCACCGCCTGTTTTTGAATCGGATAAGTATAGTAATAATTACTGCTTAACCTATATTTATTGTAATGAGATTTGTAACACAAATGGGGAGGATTATGTCGATACTTCAAAAAGGAGCGAATTGAATGAAAGCTTATGCGACCGATAAAAAGCGTAAAACCATCATTATCATTCTTCTATTTATAGTAGCGACAATAAGTTTCATTGATAAAGCGGCGATTAACGTAGCAATTATTCCAATTCAGAAGGACCTGCAGCTTAACTCTTTTGAATCAGGTTTGATATTAAGTGTTTTTTTTATCGGCTACGCCCTTATGCATCCATTAGGAGGATGGCTTACAGATAAATACGGATCACGAAAAATATTAATTCTTTCAATCTTAGGTTTCTCGGTTTTTACTGCTTTTACGAGTTTTGCTTGGTCATTTGCATCACTATTTTTGTTTCGTTTCCTGTTTGGTATTGGGGAAGGTGGTATTTTTCCTGCCAGCATACGATCTATTTCCGAAAACTTTCCCGATAAAGAAAGGGGGAGAGCAACTTCTTTTTATCTATCTGCACAAACGTTCGGTGGTGCGCTAGGTTCAGTCGTTATAGGGGCTTTGGTAGTTTCCCTCGGGTGGAGATGGATGTTTGTCAGCATTGGTATAATAGGTGTTTTGATAGCATGGGTAGTTTGGGTTTATCTAAAATCTCCGGTAGATATACAAATAAATAACGAGAAGCAAAGTCAAAAGAAAGTTTCTTATAAAAAGGTATTTAATACAAAAAATTTTTGGAAGATATTCTGTACTAAATTTTTTTCAAATATAGTGAACTGGGGTATAGTTTCCTGGATGCCTTCTTATTGGGTAAGTAAAGGTTTAGACTTGGTGTCAGCAAGTGCCTTGATGGCCATACCGTTCCTTACCTCCTTTCTTATGTTTAATGTTAGTGGCTGGATTTTAGATAAATATATGGCTGGAAGAGAAAAATACCTGACAGCAGCAGGATCAATATTTTCTGCCCTCTTTCTTTATTTGATGTTTAATGCAACGTCTGTTTCACTTGGGATTGTTTATATGACCCTAAATGCTATTTCAATCGCGTTTATCGGAACGTCACTATACACAATGGTCATTAAATACTCAGCAAAGGAATTAACTGGTTCTGTGACAGGGTTAGTCAGTTTTGGCGGACAAATTTCCGGTGGTATCTCTCCAGCCGTAATTGGGTTCGTTCTTACTGTATTCAACGGTTCTTACAATGCTGCATCCTGGTTTTTAATCGCTGCTGCATTGACAGGGGCATTTACGTCACTAACGATTAAAAACAACGTTATAGAAACAACAGAAAATGAGCTTAAAGAGCATTCTTTTTAACTTAAATAGAAAAGCAGGAGGGATTGTAATGAAGTCCATTACAAAGAATGAAATCAAAGTTTTTCCACCACTTACAGAGGATATCGTTACGAAGGATAATTGGTTTACTTCAAAAAAAAATTTGCAACGGTATTGTCATAGTGGTGAACTGAGTCCCGGTCGTATTATATGGAGAGGAAACCAAAAGCCCACCCAATTATCATATGCTAAAGACCAATTAAATCTAGAAAAAATAAACAATAAGAATGGGGAAAGTGTTTTAGCCGATCTTGAGAGAACTGACACAGATGCTTTTTTAGTGATGCATAATGGAAAAGTTTTGTATGAGAACTATTTTAACGGATATAAATCTTATCAGCTTCATGCAATGAACTCTGCTACAAAATCTTTTGTAGGCTTGATTGTTAGTTTGCTTGCTGATGAAGGATTACTAGATACAAATAAAAAATCTTCCTTCTATATACCTGAGTTAGACGGAACAGGACTTGGTGATGGAACAGTTCAGCAATTGCTTGATATGCAAGTTCCTGTGAGATATTTGGAAGCCGACCCGCCATTGGGAATAGGCCGTAGGACACCGATTTTTATGGCAACAGGTTCAATTCCCAAACCTGATAACTACGATGGACCCGAAAACCTATACGAATTTATGTTGTCGAGCAAAAAAGATAAAATACCCGGTACTGCATTTTATTATGAAAGTGGACAAACAGAAGCATTGGGATGGATTGTCAAACGCTTGACAGGGAAAAACTTGGCAGAATTAATTCAAGAAATAATCTGGTCTAAACTGGGGGCAGAAGAAAACGCATTAATGCAATTGGATCTAATCGGTACGGATATTGCCAGCGGCGGTATGCGGGCTACATTGCGTGATTTGGCACGATTTGGTGAAATGATGCTTAACGATGGTTACTACAATGGCCAACAAATCATTCCGGAACATATTATAAGGGAAATTAAAAATGGTGGTAACCGAAAATATCTTGCGGAAAGTAATCATAGTCATCTTTCAGGATTCTCTTATCATAATCAATGGTGGGTTAGTCATGATCAATTCGGTGGATATTCAGCCCGTGGGAAGTTTGACCAGCGAATATACATTGCACCAAAAGCTGATACAGTGATTGTAAAATTATCTTCTTATCTGTCTCCTAGTTCAAAAGAGACAAATGCTTTTCAAGCGATAATAGAGTATTTAGAAAAACAATAAAAATAAAAGAAGTCGGGCGTGATGTTTTGAAGAATATGATAGCAGAGGGAACATTCAGATCTTTTATGAACTACAAAGAATGAAAATTTGATTTATCAGAAGTGTCATTATACAACTTATTTGAAGAGTTCTACTAAATGGGAGAACAAGAATAATAAACCTCATTTAGATAAAATACGAGGAATACGACCCAAAATCGTGTTCCTCAATAAATATTAGAAGGAAACGCTTTTATATGAGCGTTTCTTTTTTGAGTTTTAACTTGTTTGTGTAGAGAAATACATAAAGCTTGAAATAGTAGCACTTCTTAATATTTGATAAAATGTATATAAGGGACTTATTTTCTGTTGGGAAATCTAGGAGGTTCTTAACAGTGAAAGGCAGTATCATGAAAGACAAGAAAACAGGTAAGTATTTTTATGTAATCGATATGGGGATTGACCCATTAACAGGGAAACGAACAAAAAAAAAGAAGAGGGGAATAATAAGAAGGAAGCGGAGCATGCTCTTAGTGAGTTTCTAAATGATGTTAGACTGGGTAACTATGTTGAACCAGATAATATGACTCTAGGTGATTTCATTCAAGACTAGTTGAAGGAAATGAAATTGAATGTAGCGGTAAGTACTTATCAAAACTATATTAGTTTTAATAAGTGTCATATTAATCCCAGACTAGGTTATTTTTAAATGCAAAAAATTGAACCTTTGATAGTCCAAAGATTTATTTATGATTTGGTAGAAGAAACTGCTTTAAGTTCTAATACGTTAAGAAAATTATTGATATGTTGAAGGTTGTTTTTAGAAAGGCTGTTAGTTTAAAGGTAGTAAATGAAAATCCAGTTTTAAATGTAACGTTACCAAAGAGAAACAATCTTGAAATGACCGCTTGGGATACTGCACAGGTGGAATACTTCATACAGCACTCAAAGAAGCATCGATTTTATACGGTCTATTTAATTGCGTTATTAACTGGTATGAGAAAAGGTGAAATAACTGGATTGCGTTGGAAGGATATTGATTTTGAACAAAAAATCATCTATATCAGACAAATCTATGATATAAACGCAAAGCAGTTCAAAGTTGGGGCTAAAACAAATGCTGGTGTCCGTTCGATTCATATTCCTGACGTGTTGATAGAACAACTGAAAAGGGAGAGACTCGTTGTTGTCGGACATAAGTTGAAGCAAGGTCAAAACTTCAATGATTATGATTTAGTTGTTTGTACACGTTACGGTAATCCGCTCGATTCTGCAACGCTTTCCAAACGACTTAAAGCCCAAGCGATAAAGCTAGGGTTACCTTCAATCGGTTTTCATGATTTAAGACATACACATGTGACGATGCTAAACAAACAAAATGAGAATGTAAAGGTCATTTCAGAGCGAGTTGGGCATACATCCATTCAAATTACGCTAGACAAGTATAGCCACGTGCTTCCCAGTATGCAGAAACACGTGGCTGAGGAACTTGATAATTTGTTTAAAGTTAAAGAAATGTGACCATTTTCGTGACCACTTAAGGTTTAACCCTTCAAAACCCTTCTAAATCAATGCTCTTCTTAAAACGCCCAATCCCCATTACGGAAGACAGGTTCTGAAGTGCCGTCCTGTTTGATGCCGTCGATGTTCATTTTATCCGATCCAATCATGAAATCGACATGTGTAAGGCTTTCATTCAGTCCATTTTCTGCAAGCTCTTCTGGACTCATGTTTTTTCCGCCTTCAATACAGAAAGCATAGGAGCTGCCGATAGCGAGATGGTTTGATGCATTTTCATCGAATAGTGTATTGAAGAATAAAACATTCGATTGGGAAATTGGTGAGTTGAATGGAACAAGTGCCACTTCCCCAAGATAGTGAGAACCTTCATCCGTTTCAACCAATTGTTTTAGGATTTCTTCCCCTTCTTCAGCTTTTACTTCAATGATCCGTCCTTCCTTAAAGGTCACGGAAAAATTATTGATGATGTTGCCGCCGTAACTAAGTGGTTTCGTACTGGAAACCGTACCGTTAACGCCTGTTTTCAATGGAACTGTAAACACTTCTTCGGTTGGCATGTTAGCCATGAATTCATGACCCTGTACGTTAACGCTTCCTGCTCCGACCCAAAGATGTTTGTCGGGTAACTCGATTGTCAAGTCGGTTCCAGGAGCCGTGTAATGCAATTTTTGGTAATGCTTATCATTTAAATAATCAACCTTTTCATGCAGGGTATCATCGTGTTTTTTCCAGGCCTCTACAGGATCCTTCACATCAACACGAACTGCTTTGAAAATGGCTTCCCACAGCAGATCAACGCGTTTACCTTCTGCTTCTTCAGGGAATACTTTATCAGCCCAAGCCTTTGAAGGGACGGCAACTATGGACCAGCTCACTTTATCGGATTGCATATACTGACGCCACTTCTTCAGAGCAGTCCCGGATGCTTTTTGGAAGTTGGCAATCCTTTCAGGTTTTACACCTTTTAATAAGTCAGGGCTGGAGGAGATGACGGATAGATAGGCAGCTCCGTTTTCTGCAAGTTCGATCGTTTCTTCTGCGCGCCATTTTGGATATTCGTGGAACACCTCGTCCGGAGCCAGTTCATATTTGGTACGTGAAACGATATCGTCATTCCAGTTAACGATGACATTGCGCGCACCGTTTTCATATGCCTTTTTTACAATGAGACGCACAAGGTCAGCGCCCTCTAATGTTGTGTTTACGACCAGTGTTTGGTCTTGTTGGATGTTTACGCCGACTTTTACGGCAAGTTCCGCATATTTTTCTAAATTCGTTTGAAAATCACTCATCATTTTAAAACTCCTTTTCCATTTTCTACATTTTTAATTGTACTTATTGTGATATAAAAAAGAAACTTTTTACACCGATGTGAAATTAATAGTATACGAAGGAGTTCATTTGCAACTTAAGTTCGCTCAGGCTCCAGCAGCTATTTTGTCTATCTTGCATTTTACCAAAACTAAAGAAGGAAAGACTATTGAAAAGGTTTGAATAGTTGAATAATTCAATGAATCTGTACAGTGAATCAATGGACTGAAAGAAAGAGGGCCTCTTTGAGACCCTCTTTCTTATTAATCAAAAAATCACTTGCCCAAATTAATCCAGACGCTTTTCACTTCAGAATAGTTGTCCAGTGCATAAGATCCCATTTCACGTCCAATTCCGGATTGTTTGTAGCCGCCGAACGGGGAAGCTGCGTCGAACGCGTTATAACAATTCACCCATACTGTACCGGCACGAAGTTTTCCTGCAACATAATGGGCATTGGCTATATCGCTTGTCCATAAGCCGGCAGCCAATCCATATTCACTGGCATTTGCACGGTTAATGACATCATCTAAATCCTCGAATGGCATTGCCGCTATGACCGGTCCGAAAATCTCTTCTTTGGCAATCGTCATATCCTCTTCAACACCAGCGAATATAGTAGGAGAAACAAAGTAGCCTTGTTCACCCGGTTTATTTCCGCCGACAAGAACTTCCGCACCCTCGTTTTTCCCTTTTTCAATATAACCCATTACCCGATTTTGCTGCTCCTCGGAAACAAGCGGTCCAATTTGTGTACTTGGATCCAGACCTATCCCTTGTTTGATGTTTTTTGCATGGCTGGCCATATCGGCAACAACATTATCATACTGTTTCTTTTGAATATAAACCCTTGAACCGGCACAGCATACCTGACCTTGGTTAAACATGACTCCATTCAAAGCTCCAGGGATGGCTTTTGAGAAATCAGCATCAGGCAGGATGATGTTTGGCGATTTCCCTCCAAGTTCCAATGTGACCCGTTTCAATGAATATGAAGCGGAGCGCATGATCAATTTTCCAACTTCGGTCGAACCGGTAAATGCAATTTTATTTACTTGCGGATGGTCGACAAGTGCTTGTCCGGCGGTTTCACCAAAACCGGGAACGATATTGACGACCCCATCAGGGAAACCGGCTTCAGCCAATAATTCAGCCAGGTAAAGAGCGGAAAGCGGTGTTTGCTCAGCAGGCTTTAATATGACTGTACAACCTGTAGCGAGTGCCGCTCCCAGTTTCCACATCGCCATAAGAAGCGGAAAGTTCCATGGGATGATTTGGCCGACAACACCAACAGCCTCGTGTTTTGTGTAGTTAAAATAATTTCCGCTTACCGGAATGGTCTGCCCGACAATCTTGGTGGACCAGCCAGCAAAATATCTCATATGTTCTATCGCTAAAGGAATGTCGGCATTGGTCGTTTCATTGATTGGTTTCCCATTATCCAACGTTTCCAATTGAGCTAGTTCAGTTTTATTTTCTTCCATTAAATCGGCTAGTTTATACATAAGTCTACTGCGTCCAGCTGCGCTCATCCTTGACCAAGGACCTTCATCGAATGCTTTGCGTGCAGCTTTGACGGCTAAGTCGATATCTTCTTTATCAGCTTCATAAACATCGGCAAGCTTTTGTCCTGTAGCAGGATTAGGAGTGGAGAAGGTTTTTTTTGAAGCACTTTCTACAAACTGGCCATTAATATAGAGCTTTTTTGGTCCTGTTAAAAATTTTTGCAGCTTTCCACTTACTTCTAACGTTAGATTTGTCATTAATTACCCTCCTGAATAAAATAAATGGTTATCTTGGGCAAAACATGATGACTTATTGTTAACGCTATGATCTATGCCAATTTTTATGATAAATGAAAAAAAGGGAATATTCAATCTATAACATTCGACAGAATATCCAAGGTTTCTTCATCATTTTAAAAATGAAGTATTTTTTTGTCATGACATGTGTATTTACTATAGCAAAAATGAAAGTTAATAGTTAAAATGAATAAGGATAAAATAACAAGAAGGTCTAAAGTTCTTCAGGAGGAATATATGGGAAATGATGCGAAAATGATATCGCAGCGTAAGTTACTTGGTGTTGCGGGTCTTGGATGGATGTTCGATGCACTTGATGTCGGTATGCTTTCTTTCATTATAGTAGCTTTAAGACAGGACTGGAACTTAACCAGTGAGCAGGTTGGCTGGATTGGGAGCATAAACTCCATAGGAATGGCTGTTGGAGCGGTATTCTTTGGTGCGATGGCCGACAGGGTCGGACGGAAGAATGTCTTTATCATTACATTATTATTGTTTTCAATCGCAAGTGGCCTGTCTGCGGCAGTCAATACACTCAGCTTGTTCTTGATATTGCGATTTTTGATTGGAATGGGACTTGGAGGAGAACTTCCGGTTGCCTCGACATTGGTCTCTGAAAGTGTTGAAGCGAGTAAAAGGGGAAGGGTCGTCGTCCTTCTTGAAAGTTTTTGGGCGGTTGGCTGGATTTTGGCAGCACTCATATCCTATTTCATCATACCGGCTTATGGTTGGCGGGTTGCATTGTTATTGAGCGCCGTACCCGCTTTATATGCGCTGTATCTGCGCTTGAAACTGCCGGATTCACCGAAGTATACGGAACTTGAAAAAAAGCAGAGGCCATCTGTATTAAGCAATATGAAAAGTGTCTGGAAAAAGGAATACTCCCGTCAGACCCTTGTGTTGTGGGTTTTATGGTTTTGCGTGGTCTTTTCTTATTATGGGATGTTTTTATGGCTTCCAAGTGTGATGGTCCTAAAAGGGTTCAGCATGATTCAAAGCTTTGAATATGTATTGATCATGACGCTTGCACAGCTTCCGGGTTATTTTTCAGCTGCATGGCTGATAGAGAAGTTGGGACGTAAATTCGTTTTGATCACATACTTAATTGGAACGGCAGTCAGTGCCTTTTTCTTTGGATCGGCAGAGGGGCTGGCACTGCTGATAGTTTCCGGAATGTTCCTATCTTTCTTCAACCTAGGGGCATGGGGTGCGCTTTATGCGTATACTCCTGAGCAGTATCCAACAGCAGTTCGCGGTACAGGTGCTGGTTTAGCCGCAGGGATCGGCAGGATCGGCGGTGTCCTGGGACCGTTGCTTGTAGGGTATTTAGTTGCGGCAGGCACCCCGATTTCATCGATTTTCACCATTTTTACAATTGCTATTTTAGTGGGGGCAGTTGCCGTAGCTTTTGGGAAGGAAACAAAGAATACCGTTTTGACATAAACAAAAGGATGGGGACTGTAATCAGTCCCCATCCTTTTGTTATTTAAAGTTTTTTATGATTTTTAAAAGGGATTCGGAGGCAGTCTTTG
This window contains:
- a CDS encoding class I adenylate-forming enzyme family protein; the protein is MDNLTYQAFLFNGINKFDYQPALTCIETNETITYKELRDRVDTVANQLIRLGVKIGTHVAVIVPNSIENVIYNLGVSRCGATVIPLNDKLGVRESEFILRNAEPQVVIMATQKHVETVHDYLKEADKNSVTVIGLSGFGVEYPDEFHSVDLGDTKGNMEFPVASLDDLATISYTGGTTGTPKGVMHSQQGFGASIMASCMEYPYDDQDKVLFCTPLIHSAGVLLQRSLVSGCHVYIMRSFNPEVFLQTVQKARITSTFIVPTIIYRLIEEAKKKAYEVSSLRNINYGSSPISTERLKEAFEIFGPIFRQQYGMTECSILIARLTKSDHIWAYENNPEVLKSCGKPCMFTQVRLIDNNGNDVKPLQPGEIAVKIPSVSVGYYKRPDLTQEAFRDGWFYTGDIGKLDKYGFLHIIERKKDMIISGGLNVYPAEVERIINQHPAVSMSACIGIPHADWGEAVCIFAVLRKGETCSKEELIQFCKERTSNYMVPKEIYIETSLPLTSVGKIDKKELKKPFWEGTTRVVN
- a CDS encoding MFS transporter — translated: MKAYATDKKRKTIIIILLFIVATISFIDKAAINVAIIPIQKDLQLNSFESGLILSVFFIGYALMHPLGGWLTDKYGSRKILILSILGFSVFTAFTSFAWSFASLFLFRFLFGIGEGGIFPASIRSISENFPDKERGRATSFYLSAQTFGGALGSVVIGALVVSLGWRWMFVSIGIIGVLIAWVVWVYLKSPVDIQINNEKQSQKKVSYKKVFNTKNFWKIFCTKFFSNIVNWGIVSWMPSYWVSKGLDLVSASALMAIPFLTSFLMFNVSGWILDKYMAGREKYLTAAGSIFSALFLYLMFNATSVSLGIVYMTLNAISIAFIGTSLYTMVIKYSAKELTGSVTGLVSFGGQISGGISPAVIGFVLTVFNGSYNAASWFLIAAALTGAFTSLTIKNNVIETTENELKEHSF
- a CDS encoding serine hydrolase domain-containing protein, yielding MKSITKNEIKVFPPLTEDIVTKDNWFTSKKNLQRYCHSGELSPGRIIWRGNQKPTQLSYAKDQLNLEKINNKNGESVLADLERTDTDAFLVMHNGKVLYENYFNGYKSYQLHAMNSATKSFVGLIVSLLADEGLLDTNKKSSFYIPELDGTGLGDGTVQQLLDMQVPVRYLEADPPLGIGRRTPIFMATGSIPKPDNYDGPENLYEFMLSSKKDKIPGTAFYYESGQTEALGWIVKRLTGKNLAELIQEIIWSKLGAEENALMQLDLIGTDIASGGMRATLRDLARFGEMMLNDGYYNGQQIIPEHIIREIKNGGNRKYLAESNHSHLSGFSYHNQWWVSHDQFGGYSARGKFDQRIYIAPKADTVIVKLSSYLSPSSKETNAFQAIIEYLEKQ
- a CDS encoding Arm DNA-binding domain-containing protein produces the protein MKGSIMKDKKTGKYFYVIDMGIDPLTGKRTKKKKRGIIRRKRSMLLVSF
- a CDS encoding tyrosine-type recombinase/integrase, which gives rise to MLKVVFRKAVSLKVVNENPVLNVTLPKRNNLEMTAWDTAQVEYFIQHSKKHRFYTVYLIALLTGMRKGEITGLRWKDIDFEQKIIYIRQIYDINAKQFKVGAKTNAGVRSIHIPDVLIEQLKRERLVVVGHKLKQGQNFNDYDLVVCTRYGNPLDSATLSKRLKAQAIKLGLPSIGFHDLRHTHVTMLNKQNENVKVISERVGHTSIQITLDKYSHVLPSMQKHVAEELDNLFKVKEM
- a CDS encoding aminopeptidase, whose product is MSDFQTNLEKYAELAVKVGVNIQQDQTLVVNTTLEGADLVRLIVKKAYENGARNVIVNWNDDIVSRTKYELAPDEVFHEYPKWRAEETIELAENGAAYLSVISSSPDLLKGVKPERIANFQKASGTALKKWRQYMQSDKVSWSIVAVPSKAWADKVFPEEAEGKRVDLLWEAIFKAVRVDVKDPVEAWKKHDDTLHEKVDYLNDKHYQKLHYTAPGTDLTIELPDKHLWVGAGSVNVQGHEFMANMPTEEVFTVPLKTGVNGTVSSTKPLSYGGNIINNFSVTFKEGRIIEVKAEEGEEILKQLVETDEGSHYLGEVALVPFNSPISQSNVLFFNTLFDENASNHLAIGSSYAFCIEGGKNMSPEELAENGLNESLTHVDFMIGSDKMNIDGIKQDGTSEPVFRNGDWAF
- a CDS encoding aldehyde dehydrogenase family protein, whose translation is MTNLTLEVSGKLQKFLTGPKKLYINGQFVESASKKTFSTPNPATGQKLADVYEADKEDIDLAVKAARKAFDEGPWSRMSAAGRSRLMYKLADLMEENKTELAQLETLDNGKPINETTNADIPLAIEHMRYFAGWSTKIVGQTIPVSGNYFNYTKHEAVGVVGQIIPWNFPLLMAMWKLGAALATGCTVILKPAEQTPLSALYLAELLAEAGFPDGVVNIVPGFGETAGQALVDHPQVNKIAFTGSTEVGKLIMRSASYSLKRVTLELGGKSPNIILPDADFSKAIPGALNGVMFNQGQVCCAGSRVYIQKKQYDNVVADMASHAKNIKQGIGLDPSTQIGPLVSEEQQNRVMGYIEKGKNEGAEVLVGGNKPGEQGYFVSPTIFAGVEEDMTIAKEEIFGPVIAAMPFEDLDDVINRANASEYGLAAGLWTSDIANAHYVAGKLRAGTVWVNCYNAFDAASPFGGYKQSGIGREMGSYALDNYSEVKSVWINLGK
- a CDS encoding MFS transporter, which codes for MGNDAKMISQRKLLGVAGLGWMFDALDVGMLSFIIVALRQDWNLTSEQVGWIGSINSIGMAVGAVFFGAMADRVGRKNVFIITLLLFSIASGLSAAVNTLSLFLILRFLIGMGLGGELPVASTLVSESVEASKRGRVVVLLESFWAVGWILAALISYFIIPAYGWRVALLLSAVPALYALYLRLKLPDSPKYTELEKKQRPSVLSNMKSVWKKEYSRQTLVLWVLWFCVVFSYYGMFLWLPSVMVLKGFSMIQSFEYVLIMTLAQLPGYFSAAWLIEKLGRKFVLITYLIGTAVSAFFFGSAEGLALLIVSGMFLSFFNLGAWGALYAYTPEQYPTAVRGTGAGLAAGIGRIGGVLGPLLVGYLVAAGTPISSIFTIFTIAILVGAVAVAFGKETKNTVLT